The sequence below is a genomic window from Lycium ferocissimum isolate CSIRO_LF1 chromosome 9, AGI_CSIRO_Lferr_CH_V1, whole genome shotgun sequence.
tgcctACAGAttccaaaccccatgtatagtaatcatgtaatcattctCACCAATATCCGTGTTCAAAGCCACCAAGATTCATGTTAGCCACATTCAAGATTCAAAAGAATCACGTTATGCCACCGCGTATTAAGATACTATGAGAGTCGCGTGTCGGGTACTTTAGTTAGCTAGAAACATGCTTTTATAAATGTCGGAGGTCCTAATTACGGGTATGAAGTCCTGCTATAAATTTTATGTAGATACCGTAGTTAGTAGCGATTCTTAACCACTAGTCAtaaatcgaggacaaatgtttcacGATTCTCATTCACGTAGTAATTACTCCGTTTTCCTCGTTCCCGTGTACATGTTTCtatgtaatcacgtattcagttctcatgatccatgaccatgttcccacgtgaccatgtcaagctcttatgtttctttcacgttcatgtattcaagccatgtccggGCCTCATTTCGatcatgacccatcattcgaggacatTTAACGATCCTGCGGGGGGTGATATCGTAACATCTTCGATCTTCGGCCAAGGTTTAACGCGAAATACGTAGGGTATAACGGAACCAATACGGGATAtagaagtgttttgaaaactaatcaaatCATAAGAAGATTCTTCGGGCAAAACAAAGTCAGAAATACTCGCGAGGCATGTTTTCGTGAGTTTGTAGCGTCTTACTTGGGGCCGACCATAACCCCTttattatttgggaatttgggaaaacttcctcaCGAAAGTTGTATAGCTTTGAATACCTTTCCAAAGGCATATAATGAGGTCAACCCATCCGTACAAAAAGTTACGGCCATTTATCAAGAGTCGCAGAAAGGCCGTAAAAAGTTAActaaaatacggccagtattttgtTGGGCGTAAAATTCAATGTTtcagaacagtatatattcatccatatcagtgcaaatcattatttttctttccttaagCCCTAGAAAtacctcctaccctctcccatcatcaagaacaccaaggtaagcctattctaagccttctaagtcaattctaacatgtatccatggattctaatcaagaattcatcatttctagtctagggttttcaagaaacccAATTAAAGGGAATTCAAGACTAGgctttgggattcttcttccaaaaatagatttttaatacaagtttggagcattaccaggtatgtagggttgctatctacgtgtcgaacatcattgttcttccccacgcttcttcttccataaagtatgaagctttacaaaaactaggatttttaactatgttcatgataaccctaggtcgaTGCctcatgttatattatgtattaaattgttataaattcttcattgtgATCTTGAaacatcattatgattattgagaatctgtctgtaattcatgaaaacccataccttGCATTCTAAGGGTTTTTACATGCAAGTTtatgaactattatgatattttcaagaaaagctatatgtatgttttataagttcatgcaagaataatacaaatgatatcctttcataatattattaaatctcatgtccctggcaaggtatgagtgttctgctggtaggacgTAAGTACCAGACCATGTTGTCGATTATATTTACTGCTCTCCCTTCTCACGATattttacacatgttatatatgtatatgtactcatcatgtttcagttcagtctctattatgttatttccatgtcccatgttatttcattcagttgttttacataccagtacattcaatgtgctgacgttcCCTTTTATTGctcgggggcctgcatttcacgatgtagGTACAAATTTACAAGACGACGCATCTGCTTAGTAGGACTCTACACGTATCAGCTTATTAGTGAGCCCATCTCATTCGAGGTTTTAgtcagttatctttattttattagttatgcatttaaaggtatgttgggggccttgtcccaacgAGTACGTTTTCTAGTCAAGACtcatgattagaggtttcatagactaggcAGTCAGTTATGTCATACACTCAGAGTCGTGTAGCCATTTTTGGCtcaatttatgatatttcccCATTCATGatataaacaagtatttcattaaattattatgacatctcatgttttataaaagctcatcatatttcatgatattccgctcatgttatgcctcatgatgattcagcaagccatgtggttcgctcggtcacatgcagtaaggcaccgagtacCATGTTTCGTCCAGGCCATAGTTTGGAGCGTGACAGGTTTACCTGTTCCATAGTGGAACACTCCATTTTCCTCATTCTCTCTTATCTGAATTTTGTAACAGTAATACTCACGACAAGAAACCAtatctctttttcattttccttttttaaagtTCTGAGCTTTAACATCAAGAACTCCGTCAATTGAGTACATGTTCTTTACGCTTGGTAATTCTTCATGTTCACAGTAAGATTGATTTCTTCATATAATCTTTTTTATACCACAGTGCTATCCGTTTTGGCCGTATGGAAATAATAATGGGTACTGCAAGGGATCATAATAGCCATAATAATAATTTACTGAGCGAGTGTTATTACTATGGGTGTATATACGAATATGTGGTGCAGATATAGTATCAAAATTATCTTGGGCCCATATTCCAGCTACCTCAGATGTAGATGGTAAATTATAAACACGTTGATCTAAACCTGGATCACATTTAAGAGCGATGCAAAAATCAGATATTTTTGGAATGTTTATCAAGGACTTTACAAAGATGGAATATGGATTCTTTAAGAGTATGTTCTTAAGTGTCTTGACGACTAATTCGCTGATATGTGCTGAACAGGCCATCCTGTTAGCTAGTTCACTTTCATTATCATAAAAGTATAATTGCAGACTCTTTGCTTTTTCACCAGAAGGAAGTAAATCAGGTATAAAATGATACATTTGGCCCTGAACTCGAAATGTATATATGCCATGATATCTCCTCGATAAAGCTTTGTCATAAGTTACACCAAGTGAGGTGAACGCAAACATATTATTGTATGTTCTAATGCAGGTTCGGAAGTGCATAGATTCTTCTGTATTTCCCGTATACAGATCTAATAAGTCATTAGACAATTGATATGAAACTAACTTAACTGATCCTTTGCTACAACAGAATCCAAGTGATTCATACTGGAACCTTTTTGCATTGCAAAATTGACAATTTGGAACATcttttaaacatacataagtcgattgattttcattatttttcagcTGGACCTGTTTGTTCAACCTATGACCTGTACGTTATAAGTATTGTTAAAACTAAAAGGTAGTcctaaattcaaataaaataataaatgaaattacTTTTACATAAAATGAGTACTAACCTTTGTTTGTTACAACTTCAGGGGTGACATTTTGTTGTCCTTTAAATGTGTTGGATGTTGAGCCTAAACCAGAAATGGTCATAATTTAGATGCTTGCCTAAGAGATGATGTAGCAACAAAGTTAAAGCTAGAGGTTGTGGGCTTACCTTTTTAAATACACAGGAAGGCTGGAGtgcatttttttcctttgcCAGAAGAACTCGACAAAGAATTAACTTCATGGCAGGCGCCTCCTGCATGGAATTTCAAAATGTCAAAACACATTCCACATTAAGTTAGTATGGAGGCAGATCATTCTATTTTGACATTAGCAGAACTAAAGCAACAGGGGTTTCTCATTTCAACCTTGGATATTGGCAGAAGAAAGCTCTCTTATAGTAAGGGTGGTTTGTTTTGACTGAACCACTGATTCTATATGAGCACTGCTTTTCTGTAGCTGTAGTTCTGTAGTGCTCCGTTGCAGTAACATTGCCTCTTTTTTATCAGCTGTTATCTTCATATAAGTATTGCGCCTTCTGAACGTGgatatttatttgtttgtttggaaGACATGTCTTGACAAGTTTATTATCGCGATATATCTGCATTCCAAAAAGTTCAGAAACAATGGAAAAATGCCATGTTAGACTTTAAGCGACATAAATTATTAGTG
It includes:
- the LOC132029943 gene encoding uncharacterized protein LOC132029943, producing the protein MTISGLGSTSNTFKGQQNVTPEVVTNKGHRLNKQVQLKNNENQSTYVCLKDVPNCQFCNAKRFQYESLGFCCSKGSVKLVSYQLSNDLLDLYTGNTEESMHFRTCIRTYNNMFAFTSLGVTYDKALSRRYHGIYTFRVQGQMYHFIPDLLPSGEKAKSLQLYFYDNESELANRMACSAHISELVVKTLKNILLKNPYSIFVKSLINIPKISDFCIALKCDPGLDQRVYNLPSTSEVAGIWAQDNFDTISAPHIRIYTHSNNTRSVNYYYGYYDPLQYPLLFPYGQNG